In Osmerus mordax isolate fOsmMor3 chromosome 24, fOsmMor3.pri, whole genome shotgun sequence, the following are encoded in one genomic region:
- the ascc2 gene encoding activating signal cointegrator 1 complex subunit 2, whose protein sequence is MASARVPLDEQQVTESAGPTGKDRTLPALHPDRKEERCFVLYKPPPQDGSPAQEEEFLEHAKFITEDLEWLLELPHDKFWCQVVFDESLQKCLDSYLRHAPRGLDASAAPSTPAVADMQRHIHRHVFMAFLRMATHKESKEDFITPAVFGEIIYNNFLFDIPKILDLCVLFGKGNSQLLHKMIENIFTQQPCYYGDLDEAVPSVLQVFDTVLHKCGIQCEGEEPLRLSAHGRPTAMTMTQQDLVDLLLYLCDTCTTIHAFLDVYPPACSTFHTHSFLSRLASFYETVVPEMEKAVRKRNFDNKSVQEDLWRRLCHSRRRMVQVAHSLLQHSCLQPILEGGENIQTFVEELLQHLTAFLPEKRFLCDYDEQFPVADDISLLQQASPLLDDTRTSYLLQGVGIAWDSVGRKRPQTRASPGLGAVQGAEGEAGAWGGEGALGAREPGEGGERPRGAEAMMDMHLKGNNGASGTISAGELESLLSHISELLPDLGEGFLLACLQQYGYSSELVINNILEERLAPDLLKLDRAMPRPVKEEPAPVLTSRSNVFDDDEFDVFSREQVDMSRIWKGRRKGESARDMLNDKKHIAEQKARYLAYETVVDEVIVTPGDPAFALDDYDDEYDDTYDINQVGANDLDGDSNLLNRRPFTVPQVLRTGGRPALEEEEEEEEEEPEESGGVKRDQFVQDPALLRERAEARRATMQQRRGYRPDPPPSQVGGRPKGQGQTQDTLLDRRKKEANKSRGANHNRRAMSDRKRTKGMIPF, encoded by the exons atggccAGTGCAAGAGTGCCACTGGACGAACAGCAGGTGACGGAGTCAGCAGGGCCCACGGGAAAGGACCGCACCCTGCCAGCCCTG CACCCGGACCGGAAAGAGGAGCGCTGTTTCGTGCTGTACAAGCCCCCTCCTCAGGACGGCTCACCTGCCCAGGAGGAAGAGTTTCTGGAACATGCCAAGTTCATCACCGAGGACCTGGAGTGGTTGCTGGAACTGCCACACGACAAGTTCTGGTGTCAG GTGGTGTTCGACGAGTCGCTGCAGAAGTGCCTGGACTCGTACCTGCGGCACGCGCCCCGCGGCCTCGACGCCTCGGCGGCGCCCTCCACCCCGGCCGTGGCGGACATGCAGCGCCACATTCACAGGCACGTCTTCATGGCCTTCCTCAGGATGGCCACGCACAAGGAGTCCAAG gagGACTTCATAACTCCGGCTGTGTTCGGGGAGATCATCTacaacaacttcctgtttgacatTCCCAAGATCCTGGACCTCTGTGTTTTGTTTGGGAAAGGCAACTCCCAGCTGCTCCACAAGATGATCG agaACATCTTTACCCAGCAGCCCTGTTACTATGGAGACCTGGACGAGGCCGTGCCCTCCGTGTTACag GTGTTTGACACGGTTCTCCATAAGTGTGGGATCcagtgtgagggggaggagcctctgAGGCTCAGCGCCCACGGACGGCCCACCGCCATGACCATGACTCAGCAG gATCTGGTGGATCTGCTGCTGTACCTGTGTGACACCTGCACCACCATCCACGCCTTCCTGGACGTCTACCCCCCCGCCTGCTCCACCTTCCACACCCACAGCTTCCTCTCCAG GCTGGCCTCGTTCTATGAGACTGTCGTGCCTGAGATGGAGAAGGCCGTGAGGAAGAGGAACTTTGACAACAAGAG tgttcagGAGGACCTGTGGAGGAGGCTGTGTCACTCTCGCAGGAGGATGGTGCAGGTAGCTCACTCGCTGCTACAACACAGCTGCCTGCAGCCCATCCTGgaggg TGGAGAGAACATTCAGACGTTTGTGGAGGAACTCTTACAGCACCTCACAGCTTTCCTACCAGAGAAAAG gttCCTGTGTGACTATGATGAGCAGTTCCCCGTCGCTGATGACATCAGCCTTCTCCAGCAGGCCTCTCCGCTACT CGACGACACCCGGACCTCCTACCTGCTGCAGGGCGTGGGGATCGCCTGGGACAGCGTGGGCCGGAAGAGGCCCCAGACCCGGGCCTCCCCTGGGCTGGGGGCCGtccagggggcagagggggaagcaggggcctggggaggagagggggccttGGGGGCCCGGGAgcccggggagggaggggagaggcccaGGGGCGCGGAGGCCATGATGGATATGCACCTGAAGGGAAACAAC GGGGCGTCGGGCACCATCAGTGCGGGGGAGCTGGAGTCCCTGCTGAGCCACATCAGTGAGCTGCTCCCAGACCTGGGGGAGGGCTTcctgctggcctgcctgcagcaGTACGGCTACAGCTCTGAGCTGGTCATCAACAACATCCTGGAGGAGCGGCTGGCCCCAGACCTCCTCAAGCTGGACAGGGCCATGCCCAG GCCGGTGAAGGAGGAGCCGGCTCCAGTACTGACCAGCAGGTCCAACGTGTTCGACGACGACGAGTTCGACGTCTTCAGCAGGGAGCAGGTGGACATGTCTCGCATCTGGAAGGGCAGGAG gaaaggagagagcgcTCGCGACATGCTGAACGACAAGAAGCACATCGCCGAGCAGAAGGCCCGCTACCTCGCCTACGAGACGGTGGTGGACGAGGTCATCGTCACCCCCGGCGACCCCGCCTTCGCCCTGGACGACTACGACGACGAGTACGACGACACCTACGACATCAACCAAGTGGGCGCCAACGACCTGGACGGAGACAGCAACCTGCTCAACCGCag gcccttcACCGTGCCTCAGGTGCTGCGTACGGGCGGCCGGccagccctggaggaggaggaagaggaggaggaagaggagccagAGGAG AGCGGCGGGGTGAAGAGAGACCAGTTTGTCCAGGACCCGGCTCTGCTGAGGGAGAGGGCGGAGGCCCGCAGAGCAACCatgcagcagaggagagg gtacagaccagaccctcctcccagccaggtGGGGGGCCGGCCCAAGGGCCAGGGCCAGACCCAGGACACCCTCCTGGACCGACGCAAGAAGGAGGCTAACAAGAGCCGCGGGGCCAACCACAACCGCAGGGCCATGTCTGACCGCAAGAGAACCAAGGGCATGATCCCCTTCTGA
- the slc39a14 gene encoding metal cation symporter ZIP14 isoform X2: protein MTRKPHHGRGTPCTTILPQLTFGLTLALVLSSPGRALGEGEASSPAQVLQDLLARYGDNATISVPQLRSLLARLSAGQGDGNTTATPQPPPPGPPAAPPRTNSSKCLPADTLAVYSISEQSRLDGRGLQELCPTMLQQLDAGNCGAEQGEELSVDLPPRPTDSEVWGFSLLSVTLVSAFSLTGVFLVPLMRTRHMRRALIYFIALSIGTLFSTAVFQLLPEAFGFDPMVDFYMSKSTVVFGGFYLFFFTEKVLKMLLKRKDGAKGHGHGHSHYPAAERYAAANGDMEEGVTEKLQNGEAGLGAGLALDKVDGGEGDRMLTPATTPQDTQSLGGGGTSSGGCYWLKGTAYSDIGTLAWMITLSDGLHNFIDGLAIGASFTASVFQGVSTSIAILCEEFPHELGDFVILLNAGMSIQQALFFNFLSACCCYLGMGFGILAGNSFSPNWIFALAGGMFLYIALADMFPEMNEVSREEEEAGGTRALVTFAIQNAGLLTGFAIMLLLTTFSGQIALT, encoded by the exons ATGACCCGGAAACCTCATCATGGCCGCGGTACCCCctgcaccaccatcctcccccagctgACCTTCGGCCTCACCCTGGCCCTCGTGCTCTCCTCCCCGGGGAGGGCGCTAGGCGAGGGGGAGGCTTCGTCTCCGGCCCAGGTGCTCCAGGACCTGCTAGCGCGCTACGGGGACAACGCCACCATCTCAGTCCCCCAGCTGCGCTCCCTGCTGGCCCGCCTCAGCGCAGGGCAGGGGGACGGCAACACCACGGCAACGccacagcccccacccccagggccCCCAGCTGCCCCACCGAGGACCAACAGCTCTAAA TGCCTCCCTGCTGATACCCTGGCGGTGTACAGCATCAGCGAGCAGTCTCGCCTGGACGGGCGGGGCTTGCAGGAACTCTGCCCCACCATGCTGCAGCAATTGGACGCCGGCAATTGTGGCGCAGAGCAAGGGGAGGAGCTCAGCGTAGACCTGCCCCCTAGACCCACGGATTCGGAAG TGTGGGGTTTCTCTCTTCTGAGTGTGACCCTGGTCAGTGCCTTCtccctgaccggcgtcttcctgGTGCCCCTCATGAGGACGCGCCACATGCGCCGCGCCCTCATCTATTTCATCGCTCTCTCCATTGGAACGCTCTTCTCCACCGCTGTCTTCCAGCTCCTGCCCGAG GCGTTTGGCTTCGACCCGATGGTGGACTTCTACATGTCCAAGTCCACCGTGGTGTTCGGAGGCTTCTACCTGTTCTTCTTCACGGAGAAGGTCCTCAAGATGCTGCTGAAACGGAAGGACGGG gccaAAGGTCACGGCCACGGGCACAGCCACTACCCCGCGGCGGAGCGCTACGCGGCGGCCAACGGCGACATGGAGGAGGGTGTGACGGAGAAGCTGCAGAACGGGGAGGCGGGGCTAGGGGCGGGGCTAGCTCTGGACAAGGtggacggaggagagggggaccgcATGCTCACCCCCGCAACCACCCCGCAG GACACGCAGAGCTTGGGAGGGGGCGGGACGAGCAGCGGCGGCTGCTATTGGCTGAAGGGGACGGCGTACTCTGACATCGGCACGCTGGCCTGGATGATCACGCTGAGCGACGGGCTGCACAACTTCATCGACGGCCTGGCCATCGGGGCCTCCTTCACCGCCTCCGTCTTCCAGGGAGTCAGCACCTCCATAGCCATCCTGTGTGAAGAGTTCCCCCACGAGCtgg GAGACTTTGTGATCCTGCTCAACGCTGGCATGAGCATCCAGCAGGCCCTGTTCttcaacttcctgtctgcctgctgctgCTACCTGGGCATGGGCTTTGGCATCCTGGCTGGAAACAGTTTCTCACCCAACTGGATCTTTGCCCTGGCCGGGGGCATGTTCCTTTACATCGCCCTGGCTGACATg TTCCCAGAGATGAACGAGGTGAgtcgcgaggaggaggaggccgggggCACCCGTGCGCTCGTCACCTTCGCCATCCAGAACGCCGGCCTGCTGACCGGCTTCGCCATCATGCTCCTGCTCACCACCTTCTCTGGACAGATAGCGCTGACATAG
- the slc39a14 gene encoding metal cation symporter ZIP14 isoform X1 translates to MTRKPHHGRGTPCTTILPQLTFGLTLALVLSSPGRALGEGEASSPAQVLQDLLARYGDNATISVPQLRSLLARLSAGQGDGNTTATPQPPPPGPPAAPPRTNSSKCLPADTLAVYSISEQSRLDGRGLQELCPTMLQQLDAGNCGAEQGEELSVDLPPRPTDSEVWGYGFLCVTLISLCSLVGATVVPFMRKTFYKRLLLYFIALAIGTLYSNALFQLIPEAFGFDPMVDFYMSKSTVVFGGFYLFFFTEKVLKMLLKRKDGAKGHGHGHSHYPAAERYAAANGDMEEGVTEKLQNGEAGLGAGLALDKVDGGEGDRMLTPATTPQDTQSLGGGGTSSGGCYWLKGTAYSDIGTLAWMITLSDGLHNFIDGLAIGASFTASVFQGVSTSIAILCEEFPHELGDFVILLNAGMSIQQALFFNFLSACCCYLGMGFGILAGNSFSPNWIFALAGGMFLYIALADMFPEMNEVSREEEEAGGTRALVTFAIQNAGLLTGFAIMLLLTTFSGQIALT, encoded by the exons ATGACCCGGAAACCTCATCATGGCCGCGGTACCCCctgcaccaccatcctcccccagctgACCTTCGGCCTCACCCTGGCCCTCGTGCTCTCCTCCCCGGGGAGGGCGCTAGGCGAGGGGGAGGCTTCGTCTCCGGCCCAGGTGCTCCAGGACCTGCTAGCGCGCTACGGGGACAACGCCACCATCTCAGTCCCCCAGCTGCGCTCCCTGCTGGCCCGCCTCAGCGCAGGGCAGGGGGACGGCAACACCACGGCAACGccacagcccccacccccagggccCCCAGCTGCCCCACCGAGGACCAACAGCTCTAAA TGCCTCCCTGCTGATACCCTGGCGGTGTACAGCATCAGCGAGCAGTCTCGCCTGGACGGGCGGGGCTTGCAGGAACTCTGCCCCACCATGCTGCAGCAATTGGACGCCGGCAATTGTGGCGCAGAGCAAGGGGAGGAGCTCAGCGTAGACCTGCCCCCTAGACCCACGGATTCGGAAG TTTGGGGTTATGGGTTCCTGTGCGTGACGCTCATCTCGCTGTGCTCCCTGGTGGGCGCCACCGTGGTGCCGTTCATGAGGAAAACCTTTTACAAGCGCCTGTTGCTGTACTTCATAGCCCTGGCCATTGGCACGCTCTACTCCAACGCCCTGTTTCAGCTCATCCCAGAG GCGTTTGGCTTCGACCCGATGGTGGACTTCTACATGTCCAAGTCCACCGTGGTGTTCGGAGGCTTCTACCTGTTCTTCTTCACGGAGAAGGTCCTCAAGATGCTGCTGAAACGGAAGGACGGG gccaAAGGTCACGGCCACGGGCACAGCCACTACCCCGCGGCGGAGCGCTACGCGGCGGCCAACGGCGACATGGAGGAGGGTGTGACGGAGAAGCTGCAGAACGGGGAGGCGGGGCTAGGGGCGGGGCTAGCTCTGGACAAGGtggacggaggagagggggaccgcATGCTCACCCCCGCAACCACCCCGCAG GACACGCAGAGCTTGGGAGGGGGCGGGACGAGCAGCGGCGGCTGCTATTGGCTGAAGGGGACGGCGTACTCTGACATCGGCACGCTGGCCTGGATGATCACGCTGAGCGACGGGCTGCACAACTTCATCGACGGCCTGGCCATCGGGGCCTCCTTCACCGCCTCCGTCTTCCAGGGAGTCAGCACCTCCATAGCCATCCTGTGTGAAGAGTTCCCCCACGAGCtgg GAGACTTTGTGATCCTGCTCAACGCTGGCATGAGCATCCAGCAGGCCCTGTTCttcaacttcctgtctgcctgctgctgCTACCTGGGCATGGGCTTTGGCATCCTGGCTGGAAACAGTTTCTCACCCAACTGGATCTTTGCCCTGGCCGGGGGCATGTTCCTTTACATCGCCCTGGCTGACATg TTCCCAGAGATGAACGAGGTGAgtcgcgaggaggaggaggccgggggCACCCGTGCGCTCGTCACCTTCGCCATCCAGAACGCCGGCCTGCTGACCGGCTTCGCCATCATGCTCCTGCTCACCACCTTCTCTGGACAGATAGCGCTGACATAG